One window of the Deinococcus planocerae genome contains the following:
- a CDS encoding branched-chain amino acid ABC transporter permease: MQIFDPTIFPVLAADGLTNGAVYALLALATVLVFAVTRVIFVPLGEFVVFGTLTLASFQLGRVPGTLSLLLVVLALAAGMEAFTRARRGQVRGALLTLGGAALLGVALFALAGWLVPLRPPLWVQVLLTLALVAPLGPLIYRTVYQPLQNATVLVLLIASVALHLALTGLALVFFGPEGSRTPPFAAGNVTLGQVTLSRQSLLVILVSALLMLGLYLFFERTMSGKALRATAVNRLGARLVGISPSSAGMLTFTLAALIGALGGVLIGPSVALNYDSGFLIGLKGFVGAIIGGLVSYPLAAAGAVLVGLIESFASFSLSAWKEVIVFTLILPVLLWRSLTTRHLPEDEE; encoded by the coding sequence ATGCAAATCTTCGACCCGACGATCTTTCCGGTGCTGGCGGCGGACGGGCTGACGAACGGCGCGGTGTACGCCCTGCTCGCCCTGGCGACCGTGCTCGTCTTCGCGGTGACGCGGGTGATCTTCGTGCCGCTCGGCGAGTTCGTGGTCTTCGGCACGCTGACGCTGGCGTCTTTTCAGCTCGGGCGGGTGCCGGGCACCCTGTCGCTGCTCCTCGTGGTGCTGGCCCTCGCTGCCGGGATGGAGGCCTTCACCCGGGCGCGGCGGGGGCAGGTCCGGGGGGCTCTGCTGACCCTGGGCGGCGCCGCCCTGCTCGGCGTAGCCCTCTTCGCCCTGGCCGGGTGGCTCGTGCCCCTGAGGCCCCCGCTGTGGGTGCAGGTGCTCCTGACCCTGGCGCTCGTGGCGCCGCTCGGGCCGCTGATCTACCGCACCGTCTACCAGCCGCTGCAAAACGCGACCGTGCTCGTCCTGCTGATCGCCTCGGTCGCCCTGCACCTCGCGCTGACGGGGCTCGCGCTCGTCTTCTTCGGGCCGGAGGGCTCGCGCACGCCCCCCTTCGCGGCGGGCAACGTCACGCTCGGGCAGGTTACGCTGAGCCGTCAGAGCCTGCTCGTGATCCTGGTCTCGGCCCTGCTGATGCTGGGGCTGTACCTCTTTTTCGAGCGCACCATGTCCGGCAAGGCGCTGCGGGCGACGGCGGTCAACCGCCTGGGCGCCCGGCTCGTCGGGATCAGCCCGTCCTCGGCGGGGATGTTGACCTTCACGCTCGCGGCATTGATCGGGGCGCTCGGCGGCGTCCTGATCGGCCCCAGCGTGGCGCTGAACTACGACTCGGGCTTCCTGATCGGGCTCAAGGGCTTTGTCGGCGCGATCATCGGCGGGCTGGTGAGCTATCCCCTCGCGGCGGCGGGAGCGGTGCTCGTCGGGCTGATCGAGAGTTTCGCGTCCTTCAGCCTCTCGGCGTGGAAGGAAGTCATCGTCTTCACCCTGATCCTGCCCGTGTTGCTGTGGCGCTCGCTCACCACCCGCCACCTCCCCGAGGACGAGGAGTGA
- a CDS encoding ABC transporter permease subunit: MTRLPARSVLTALVVLVALILPLALPLFQVTLLVNILIFALVVTGLVLLTGIVGLTSFGQAAFMGVGAYTTAVLTTQAGWSPWLTLFAGFGVTALLALLLGLATLRMQGHYLPLATIAWGISLYYVFGNTPALGGFTGLTEIPPVGVFGLRLTSPRAFAYLALVCLGLCALGAQFLLSSRTGRAMRALRGGPLVAEAFGVNVFRLRVQVFVLAALMASLAGWLYAHSQRFVNPTPFSLNAGIEYLFMAVVGGSQHVWGALLGSGLITLLREGLRDFLPALVGAQGNFEVIVFGVLVILTLQFARRGLWPLVERALPQSPFRLLPETRPLPTRPKPTPGTPLLSVEHAVKTFGGLKAVNDVSFELRAGEILGLIGPNGAGKSTMFNLITGVSPATGGRIVFAGRDITRLEAVQIHRLGLARTFQHVHLLPDLTLLANTMMGGYARGRAGMLASLLHLERAEEAALQHEALRQLRRVGLGEQAFTLAGNLPLGQQRLLEVARALVADPTLLLLDEPAAGLRYGEKTELAALLRRLRDEGVTLLLVEHDMDLVMNLVDRVVVMNSGEKLAEGSPAQIRTDAAVREAYLGVELEEGAA, from the coding sequence GTGACCCGCCTCCCCGCCCGCTCGGTGCTGACGGCCCTCGTGGTCCTCGTCGCCCTGATCCTGCCGCTCGCGCTGCCCCTCTTCCAGGTCACCCTGCTCGTGAACATCCTGATCTTCGCGCTCGTGGTGACCGGGCTCGTGCTCCTCACCGGCATCGTGGGCCTCACGAGCTTCGGGCAGGCGGCCTTCATGGGGGTGGGGGCGTACACGACGGCGGTGCTGACCACCCAGGCGGGGTGGAGCCCGTGGCTGACCCTCTTCGCGGGCTTCGGCGTCACCGCCCTGCTCGCCCTGCTGCTCGGGCTCGCCACGCTGCGGATGCAGGGGCATTACCTCCCGCTCGCCACGATTGCCTGGGGCATCAGCCTCTACTACGTGTTCGGCAACACCCCGGCCCTGGGCGGCTTCACGGGCCTGACGGAGATTCCCCCGGTGGGCGTCTTCGGGCTGCGGCTCACCTCGCCGCGCGCCTTCGCGTACCTCGCGCTCGTCTGTCTGGGGTTGTGTGCCCTGGGCGCGCAGTTCCTGCTCTCCAGCCGCACCGGGCGGGCGATGCGGGCGCTGCGCGGCGGGCCCCTCGTCGCGGAGGCGTTCGGGGTGAACGTCTTTCGGCTGCGGGTGCAGGTCTTCGTGCTCGCGGCGCTGATGGCCTCGCTCGCGGGGTGGCTCTACGCGCACAGCCAGCGTTTCGTGAATCCCACCCCCTTCAGCCTGAACGCGGGCATCGAGTACCTGTTCATGGCGGTGGTGGGCGGCTCGCAGCACGTCTGGGGCGCCCTGCTGGGCTCGGGGCTGATCACCCTGCTGCGCGAGGGGTTGCGCGACTTCCTCCCCGCCCTCGTCGGCGCGCAGGGGAATTTCGAGGTGATCGTCTTCGGCGTCCTCGTCATCCTGACCCTGCAATTCGCGCGGCGCGGGCTGTGGCCCCTCGTCGAGCGGGCGCTGCCGCAGTCGCCCTTCCGGCTGCTCCCCGAGACGCGGCCCCTCCCCACCCGACCGAAGCCGACGCCGGGCACGCCGCTTCTGTCCGTCGAGCACGCCGTGAAGACCTTCGGGGGGTTGAAGGCGGTTAACGACGTGTCCTTCGAGCTGCGGGCCGGGGAAATCCTGGGACTCATCGGCCCGAACGGGGCGGGCAAGAGCACCATGTTCAACCTGATCACGGGGGTGAGTCCGGCGACGGGCGGGCGGATCGTCTTCGCGGGGCGGGACATCACCCGGCTGGAGGCGGTGCAGATTCACCGCCTGGGTCTCGCGCGCACCTTCCAGCACGTCCACCTGCTCCCCGACCTCACCCTGCTCGCGAACACGATGATGGGCGGCTACGCGCGGGGCCGGGCCGGGATGCTCGCCAGCCTCCTGCACCTGGAGCGCGCCGAGGAGGCCGCCCTGCAACACGAGGCGCTGCGGCAACTGCGCCGCGTGGGGCTGGGCGAGCAGGCCTTCACCCTCGCGGGAAATCTGCCGCTGGGGCAGCAGAGATTGCTGGAGGTCGCCCGCGCCCTCGTCGCCGACCCCACGCTGCTCCTGCTCGACGAGCCCGCCGCCGGGTTGCGCTACGGCGAGAAGACGGAACTCGCGGCGCTGCTGCGGCGGCTGCGGGACGAGGGGGTCACCCTCCTGCTCGTCGAGCACGACATGGACCTCGTGATGAACCTCGTGGACCGGGTGGTCGTGATGAATTCCGGCGAGAAGCTGGCGGAGGGCTCCCCCGCCCAGATCCGGACGGACGCCGCCGTGCGCGAGGCGTACCTCGGCGTGGAGCTGGAAGAGGGCGCGGCGTGA